The DNA sequence AATGCGAATATTTGGTTAGTcaataatcgaagaaaagttgaaGTCGACAAGACATGGCTGAGGCCAGAATGTTATGGAGGAATATCAATGAGGAATCTTGcatgaaatttaataaatttagagTCGAATATCTGACAAGCAAGTGATCGATGCAGCATATTATTGGCGGGTTTTTTTTCTGCAGAAAGATGCTGGTTCTTAATGTTTAATATAACCAGCTGAGAAATAATATAGAAGTTACCTGTTCATATCTGAGTTTTTCTAATGGAAGAAGAAACCCTAGCTAGTCAGGCAATTGCTGCATAGAATAGTGGTTTGAAAACTATGTTTTTTTGGTAGTATTAAGTCGGCCATTATAACATAAGCTACCTCACATGCCACTTTGCACGCAGCATCAAAGGTTTAGACTTGTATGTTTGGAAGTAAGAGATTTGCGAAAAAGTTGGAGTTGAGTTTGGGGTAATATCAGAAATTTGATCTGGTGGACGCTAGGTGTTTGATAATTAGCGATTTGAACTTTAAAAgactaattttgaaaaactaatTCAAACAAGTGCTCCAATATGTTTGATTTATAACACAATGTACGGGAGCTGTTAGATCTATATTTCAAGGGCTCAgatccaattttttttaagatatccgCTATAAATATCCGCGGAAAGGGAGTTTTCCTTTTCGCGGATACCTTAAAAAAATTGGATATGAGCCCTTGAAATATAGATCTAACAGTCCCGTACAGTGTGTTACGTAACTCTTTCCTGATACGCGGTTGTCAGGAAACATGACCCtaggaaaaataatttaatttatcgtTCGCTAACCAAACACGGCCTAAAATTATTCAACATTAGTTAAAAGATTAATTTCTCTTTACATGTAGAGTCGCGGGTTAAAGTACAAAAGACCCGTAGGCTTGTACTCGCCTTAAGttgaacaaaaaataaaaacgaCAAGACATGCCTGATGCAATATAAAGGATCAAAGACAAGGAGAAGGAGTGATGAGAGTCGAATATTTCATATTTGTGGACGGTGTTTATAGCAGCTTTGCCTCTGCGGCACTGCTTGTGGTGAAATGAATAGGAATTACACTACTAGTATTACCCAGAACAGCTACAATTCCGTGTCATAAGTTTGGCTGGGCCTGGGTGAGTCTGCATGGTGAAAGAAATTCTAGTACACACACTTAAACACACACATATGGTTTGGTTGCatccaggggcggatctaggaagaggcatgggacacgtgcccccctctaaattttttttttacattttttcaccattctaaaattttcaaaattatagaaatgtccccccaaaatttgaaaatatattgatgttttctgaaaatttgcttggtgcccccCAAAGATTTTGTGTCTAGATCCGCCTCTGGCTGCATCTTAGAATTAAATTCCTTGAAAAATACTAGTTTCTTGGTATTTGAAATTATTAGAAAGTGAAGAAATTTGTTTTGTTACGATCTAGTATTTTAAAATCACGGGAATTTTCAATGATCAATGGTGTGGTGGGTAAACAACTTCCCGCCTAtcataaatattcatattttcgtAAAAATTGTGCCTATTCTATTATTCTCAGCCAAACAACTTCAGGCTTGTTGCTGAAATGGAAGTTATATCTCAAGGTCTCAATATCAAGATGACTTCAAACAACACATGACTGATAAAGTAGAGAGGTTAGCTTAGGAATTGATTGATGAACTTGAGGCTGAAATGGCCGAAAAAGAAGCAAACTATGAAAGTAAAGAGCCGATACCAGAAGCTGAGACACAAATAATCATATctcctcttttcttttttgatcaAGTTTGATTTGCCTCGTTTGTAAGGGGGAAAAACACCCTGTTATGTACCTGTTTGGCTGACAGTATTCTTGgctatttttttgataataatatggTTTCTACTTTCTACTTTTTTTAACCGGTTTATATAAACTAACAATCAAATTGAGTTTTAGAGGAGTGTAttagattgggattttaaagcattttttttattcatgaaatttgagggtattcgattgggattgtttgaaatctattaaaatcttgaggtttcaattgggattttaaattatgctacaaaatctagtggtattcaattgagattttaaattatactttaaaatccaaTGATGTTCAATTggtattatttaaaatccattaaaatctgatggtattcaaatactgatggatttttttggatttcataaaatgatggattttgtgacattcttccgtgtattttaaattttttgaaatctcatcaaaatatCAATGGGATTtcgaagcattgtgcttaactcttatcaactctgcgacactttatcaagaatccgcagaaaatcaaaatcacatacaattcattaaaatccatgTACGAAAAAACAATTCAGTAAAattccaatcgaatacaccccgttattatttttctgtcaaaaaaaaacacaatcaaGCTGAGAGTATCATGGGTCTGTTTGGTCAGGGAAGTTCCACTTCCGTTCTTCTtcacccgtttgtgtaaataagtaaaagCAATTTTGAGAAATTGAGAATACTAGCCTCCCTCAcgagcttctacttctttttcaaacactttattgaCTTAtctacttctcacttctaattcatttttttattttaagcaaaaagtcaCTTTTTAAGTTTGTCCAAATGACCCCTATGTTTCAGCACTTCTGCTTCCTTTCCAAAcaattaatcatttataaactttaatttaattctaatttttaatctgCTTCTTTCATCGAAGCAAgtactttttttaaactttttcaaACCGCCCTATGTTTACGCTTGCCTTAAGTAATTTTTACCCTCCCTTCAATCCTTCATTTGCTCACGTAATTTAAGAAATtgtcatgaaaatagtaatggaATACTAATGAAATGGagtatatttttgtataattaatatgatactgattataaaaatggaaagaaaatatcaaatatatattctaatatatatgaaatgggttaaatagctaattcatcaCTAACCTAGCTGGAAACTTGCAATTGagtcatgttgttgaaaaaactttcaaacacatcatcaagtaattaaaaactttcaaaagcaTCATTCCCCATCAGTTCCGTTAAGTAATTAACGGAAagttcaaaaacatttttttttaaaatgaaaaaaatctgaaaaactcttaaaaaattcagaaaaatctggagaaaaaacaaaaaattcataataaattcaaaaaattctgaaaaaaattcTAAAGTTCAAGTATATtctgaaaaaattcaaaaatcttaaaagagtatgaaaaaatttgaaaaaaaattaggtggcaagttttttttttcgaattttagaaaaaatgaaaagaataaaaaaaaggtttgaaacgttttgttttctatttttttaattttttgattttcttttattttattcacatttttcaaaaaaaataatcagattttgttgaattttttcagaattttcacgatttttttccattttttttgaactttccgTTAATTACTTAACAGAACTGACAAagaatgatgattttgaaagtttttaattacttggtgatgcgtttgataattttttcaacaacatgaGGGTTAAGAAGATGTGAAAGCGAGCCGAAATTTGTAATGAAGAGATACAGTAAAAAgcaattttttaaaacatacCAAAACTTGGAGAATAGGAAATAACTAGAACCtctaattattttgttaaatcccataataaaaatttaatatagaaaaCAAACACAAGAAAAAAATTGCTAAAACCCCTCCCATCCTCTCTTCATAAACCTTTCAATTTAACCAGCCTCTCTTTTTCTTGATTCTTTCATACCCTTTACCGCCATACCCAATTCCCCCAACTCTTCCCCTACATACATATGTGCTgtatctataattttagattGTTCTCTATTTCTTGAAACTGGGTATTGttgtgttttgatttttaagccttcttaatttatttgatttgggTTTTTGAGGGTGAAAATTTTGAAGTTAGAGAAGATGTGGGCAAGAGTTGGGGTCAAATTTATGAGACAGAATTTGGGTCAGAAGCTAAATTTAGGTTCAAGATTTTATTCTGCTGCTGCCAGGCCTAAGCTTCCTCAGTCTTCCAGAAAGGTTCCATTTTTATCTATGACTAGCTCTTGTTATTGTGATAAATGTGTATGCTTTGTATGTATACATGTGCCCTTTTGGTCTTTAATGTTGTTGATTTTGTCTAGCCTTTGGGAATTTTAAGGGTATTATGAGAAAGATTAAAGCTTTGTGCCAATGTTGTTGATTTTAAGGGTCTTTAATGTTTGTGCTGAAATCGAAAAGAACCCTTTATTTTGTTTGGCATGTTGAAAAAAATTGACTTTGGTCAGGATGATAAATTTTCGTTTTTTATTTTAGTACTATGTTGATGGCAGAATTTTGTAAGAACAGAAATCTTGAGAATATTGAGGAAATAAGTGATCGACTTAAGAGTGATTGGTTGCATAATAGGCatcgagaaaaatatatgcaaatGAGTGAAAAGTAATAATGTGTGTACCCCTGCACCAGATTAGCTATTAAACTCATGTTATCAGCCAGCGATGATATTTACACGGGCCGGCCGGCTATTAGCCCTCGCCCGAAACTCGTTGGTTGTTATCCTCAATTGGGCCTCAACGAGGTGAACTCCTTGTCCTGATGAACATGCATGGTGTCCAAGTTTTTCTGGCATACCTGTTTTTATCTTTGTACTCTTACACCTTATGTGAGGAACTGAGAATTGGCTCTAACACTCTGTATAACATATATCCAGATGTTTAaaacaaaggaaaaaaaatgtaGAGTTTATGTGATTCAAAATCTGGTTTACTGAAAGAAGTCAAAAAACTTTTGGTTAAGAGGGTCTGTTAGATGTCTAATTGTTTCATGACTTGAAGTAGCTGTAATACTCAATTGCAGGGAAGATTGTTGACAGGAGCTACTATTGGCTTGCTTATAGGTGGGGGAGCTTATGCAAGTACGGTGGATGAAGCTACATTTTGGTATTCCTTCCTGAAGCATTTATAAAATGAATTTGGCAAAAAGTTAAATTGATTGCACATATATCTATTCTCCATATATTtagcaaacaaataaaaatttatgtacTCTATATAACTTATACAAGTCTATAAGTCTTGCTAAAACTCAATGGTGATGTCGTATTCCATTACTTATAAAAATGAGAAACAGAAGTagaaagtacttataaaaatgaGAAACAGAAGTAGATTTTCTACCAGATTATCGATGTCTCAAGTTAATTGTAAATAAATACATCTTAGGTGCTATATCTACAGAAGGTGAATGAAATTAAACTTCatcaaaaatgataatttatagATTGCATCATTAAATTTGGTGGAAAGATTTATGTAGCATCTTCCTGGCAGTGGATGGCTATTCTCGGCAACAAAAGTTGTCAATCCATTCTTTGCGTTGCTGGATCCAGAAGTTGCTCATCGATTAGCTGTGGCAGCTGCATCTCGTGGTTGGGTTCCAAGGGAAAAGAGACCAGATCCATCAATATTAGGACTAGAAGTTTGGGGAAGGAGGTTCTCCAACCCTATAGGTCTTTCTGCTGGCTTTGATAAAAATGCAGAGGCTGTTGACGGCTTGCTTGGGATAGGTTTTGGCTTTGTCGAGGTTGGGTCAGTAACCCCTGTGCCACAGGACGGTAATCCCAAACCCCGTATCTTCAGATTAAAGAGTGAAGGGTAAGTATGTTTCTTTTGCCTAATTATCTTTACTTACATTCATGCTGTGCTAAATTCCTCTGTCTAAATGGGATGTCACGGTGCTATTGGCATTACCAGAAAGAGCTAGAATGCACTATTTCgcaaaaataataacaataataataattatcataataataataataatactaatactaataataattattatgataataataataataatttaagcaACTCCTAAGTTTGCCCTTTCTGTGATGTTATAATTATGGTATGCAAGACAAATGGTTCTAATTCTGTCTCTATAACTCTGATAATTACACATTCTTATGATTTTGCGATGTGAAAGTTCGTATATCATGCATTTCCGTAGATATTTTGTTGTTTTCAAATGGGAATGGTTACTTGATCCTGATATTGATCGTAAATATAATATAGCACATGTTTGAATAGCCAACTTGAGTAAAAGAAAAGCTTTCTCTTGCCTTTTGCGTTTGAAATTGTTTTCTTTGACAATAGCATAAGtattttctggaattttattTTGTGCTCTACTCTTTTCCCAAGTTGGTTAGGCCTGTGGAGAGTTCTGTCTTAAAATCTGACATGTAAGTCTGCTTTCAATGTACAGTGCTATTATAAACAGGTGTGGTTTCAACAGTGAAGGAATTGTTGCTGTAGCAAAACGATTAGGTGCTCAGCATGGTAAGAGGAAGTTAGACGAAACTTCAAATACCTCATCTTCCTCTAGCGATGAAGTCAAACAGGGAGGGAAAGCTGGACCTGGAATTCTTGGAGTAAATCTTGGGAAGAACAAAACCAGCGAAGATCCAGACGCAGATTATGTTCAAGGCGTTCATACATTGTCGCAGTATGCTGACTACTTGGTAGCTTCCCATTTATGCATAGATTTTTTTTCCTTGCTGGTTTTGTCCAAAGTGCCTTTTAAAGCCTTGGTAGATGGCAGTaaatgttaattaattattatcttAGACCCCCTTATTGAATAGTGTTGTGCATGTAAGCAAGAATGAGGTCGACTGCTTATTAATTGAACCACTTGCTACATAATGTGAAATCTGTCCATGTAGTTCTTTTTCAAGTCTAAAAAGTTCGTTAATGTTGCTTTGTATACATAACTTTTTTAGGTAATTAATGTTTCATCACCAAATACTCCTGGATTGCGGCAGCTTCAAGGAAGAAAGCAGCTAAAGGACCTGGTGAAAAAGGTTCTAAAATTTACATTTGCAGATAGTTATAGGTTTTGTAGATTTTGAATGACAATGTGCTAGTAAGTCCTTATTTTTACTTCTTGTGAAGGTTCAAGCAGCTCGTGATGAAATGCAATGGGGTGAGGAGGGGCCACCACCACTTCTTGTAAAAATTGCCCCAGACTTGTCTAAGCAGGACTTGGAAGATATTGCAGCTGTATGGAACTACAGATTTATCTTGTTTGCAATATCTTCTCCCTTTCCCATGTGATATTCTTATGTCTCTTCTTCTTTGTTGTAGGTTGCTCTGGCTCTTCGCTTGGATGGATTGGTTAGCTAACTAACTCAAACTTTGAGAATAAAACTGTGTTTTTTAGTATTCATTGCTGTACTTAAAGCATCTACATTCTTGTCATACTGAATTAAGTTTAAATCACCATGTTCCACAAATTATTGTTTGTGGTAGCCAGTTTATCAGCAGTTGTAATAACATGACATAGATTCTCATTCTACTCTTCACATATTTACTTTATTGACATTGTTGCAGTTATgaacttatatttttaatatgaaccTTTTTTGCGGAAAGACTTGTCCTTTGTGTTCTCAAGGATTGTcaatatttgaaaaaagattTTGGAGAACTCAATCTTGggtaaacattatatatatagaatgaaaaaaaatgataatctGTATTCAGGGATGTTTACAGATCCTATTTTTATGTTACGGGAAAAGATTACCTTGGGCAAGTTTTTGTGATGGTAGGGAAGGAAGTTGACTGTTGCTTCAGCTTTAAAACGCAGTTTTATGCTGGATATCAAAATTCTTATAAATATGATTCATTATTAACGCCACCAACTGACCTGTATACAAAATTTGGTAGATAAGTTTCTCCATTCTCACTATAATGTTACTTCACTGTTTTTTTGACCCTGTTGTATTTTGGGTG is a window from the Daucus carota subsp. sativus chromosome 8, DH1 v3.0, whole genome shotgun sequence genome containing:
- the LOC108197323 gene encoding dihydroorotate dehydrogenase (quinone), mitochondrial, which gives rise to MWARVGVKFMRQNLGQKLNLGSRFYSAAARPKLPQSSRKGRLLTGATIGLLIGGGAYASTVDEATFCGWLFSATKVVNPFFALLDPEVAHRLAVAAASRGWVPREKRPDPSILGLEVWGRRFSNPIGLSAGFDKNAEAVDGLLGIGFGFVEVGSVTPVPQDGNPKPRIFRLKSEGAIINRCGFNSEGIVAVAKRLGAQHGKRKLDETSNTSSSSSDEVKQGGKAGPGILGVNLGKNKTSEDPDADYVQGVHTLSQYADYLVINVSSPNTPGLRQLQGRKQLKDLVKKVQAARDEMQWGEEGPPPLLVKIAPDLSKQDLEDIAAVALALRLDGLIISNTTISRPDSVSKDPLASESGGLSGKPLFNLSTDILKETYILTKGRVPLIGCGGISSGVDAYKKIRAGASLVQLYTAFAYGGPALIPQIKAELAECLEKDGFKSIYEAVGADCR